Proteins from one Blattabacterium cuenoti genomic window:
- a CDS encoding fumarate reductase/succinate dehydrogenase flavoprotein subunit encodes MTKNYLKLNSKIPEGSINKKWENHKSNLKLVSPNNRYNIEIIVVGTGLAGGSVCASLSELGYQIKAFCYQDSPRRAHSVAAQGGINASKNYKGDNDSIYQLFYDTIKGGDYRSREANVYRLSEISSNIIDQCVAQGVPFARDYAGYLETRSFGGTKVSRTFYAKGQTGQQLLLSCYSAMCRQIGKGRIKMYNRHEMLDLVIIEGAARGIIARNLVSGKIERHTAHAVIIASGGYGNVFFLSTNAMGSNASAIWKVHKKGGLFANPCYTQIHPTCIPIHGSYQSKLTLMSESLRNDGRIWVPKKLEDAILIRNGTKDPENIDEEERDYYLERRYPSFGNLVPRDIASRAAKERCDKGYGVENNEKKEGVFLDFSSAINKYGKEKDKDIEKDQYKNSTNLGVKYMDSKYGNLFHMYEKITNRNPYKTPMKIYPAVHYTMGGLWVDYNLMSSIPGCYVIGEANFSDHGANRLGASALMQGLADGYFILPYTISDYLSRYIRFPNKISTKHEEFDKSEKNVKDIIRKLVNNNGKIPVDFFHKKLGNIMWEYVGMSRNHVGLSESIKKIQELRNEFWKNVFVPGKFEDGLNSELEKAVRVADFLELGELMAMDALNRKESCGSHFREEYQTKEGEALRDDIHYKHVSVWENLDNKPISDEIMYKENLNYTFVKVQSRSYK; translated from the coding sequence ATGACTAAAAATTATTTAAAGTTAAATTCAAAAATTCCAGAGGGTTCTATTAATAAAAAATGGGAGAATCATAAATCTAATTTAAAATTAGTATCTCCTAATAACAGATATAATATAGAAATAATTGTAGTAGGAACTGGATTAGCTGGTGGATCTGTTTGTGCTTCTTTATCTGAATTGGGATATCAAATAAAAGCTTTTTGTTATCAAGATTCACCTAGAAGAGCTCATTCTGTTGCAGCTCAAGGTGGAATAAATGCTTCTAAAAATTATAAAGGAGATAATGATTCTATCTATCAACTTTTTTATGATACCATAAAAGGAGGAGATTATAGATCAAGAGAAGCTAATGTTTACCGTTTATCAGAAATTTCTTCCAATATTATTGATCAATGTGTAGCTCAGGGGGTTCCATTTGCTCGTGACTATGCTGGATATTTGGAAACTAGATCTTTTGGAGGAACAAAAGTATCCAGAACGTTTTATGCTAAAGGACAAACTGGTCAACAATTATTATTATCTTGTTATTCTGCCATGTGTAGACAAATAGGAAAAGGAAGAATAAAGATGTATAATCGACATGAAATGCTCGATTTGGTAATTATAGAAGGTGCAGCTAGGGGAATTATTGCTAGAAACTTGGTTTCTGGAAAAATAGAAAGACATACAGCACATGCTGTAATAATTGCTTCTGGAGGTTATGGAAATGTATTTTTTTTATCTACTAATGCAATGGGATCTAATGCCAGTGCTATATGGAAAGTTCATAAAAAAGGAGGGTTATTTGCCAACCCTTGTTATACGCAAATACATCCTACTTGTATTCCAATACACGGAAGTTATCAATCTAAGTTAACGTTGATGTCTGAGTCTTTAAGAAATGATGGAAGAATATGGGTTCCAAAAAAGTTGGAAGATGCTATTTTGATACGAAATGGAACTAAAGATCCTGAAAATATAGATGAAGAAGAAAGAGATTATTATTTAGAAAGACGTTATCCTTCATTTGGAAATCTTGTTCCAAGAGATATTGCATCTAGAGCAGCTAAAGAACGTTGTGATAAAGGATATGGAGTAGAAAATAATGAGAAAAAAGAAGGTGTATTTTTAGATTTTTCCTCCGCAATAAATAAATATGGAAAAGAAAAGGATAAAGACATTGAAAAAGATCAATACAAAAATTCAACTAATTTAGGAGTAAAATACATGGATTCTAAATATGGAAATTTATTTCATATGTATGAAAAAATTACCAATCGAAATCCTTATAAAACTCCTATGAAAATTTATCCTGCGGTTCATTATACTATGGGAGGATTATGGGTTGATTACAATTTAATGTCCTCTATTCCTGGTTGTTATGTTATAGGGGAAGCTAATTTTTCTGATCATGGAGCTAATAGATTAGGAGCGTCTGCTTTAATGCAAGGGTTAGCTGATGGATATTTTATCTTACCATATACTATATCAGATTATCTTTCTAGATATATAAGATTTCCAAATAAAATATCTACAAAACATGAAGAATTTGATAAATCAGAAAAAAATGTGAAGGATATAATTCGAAAACTTGTTAATAATAATGGAAAAATTCCTGTGGATTTTTTTCATAAAAAACTTGGAAATATTATGTGGGAATATGTGGGAATGAGCAGAAATCATGTTGGATTATCTGAATCTATAAAAAAGATCCAAGAGCTTCGTAATGAATTTTGGAAAAATGTTTTTGTTCCTGGAAAATTTGAAGATGGATTAAATTCTGAATTAGAGAAAGCTGTCCGTGTTGCAGATTTTTTGGAACTGGGAGAATTAATGGCAATGGATGCTTTAAATAGAAAAGAATCTTGTGGAAGTCATTTTAGAGAAGAATACCAAACAAAAGAAGGAGAAGCTCTTCGTGATGATATTCATTATAAACACGTATCTGTATGGGAAAATTTAGATAATAAACCTATTAGTGATGAGATAATGTATAAAGAAAATTTAAATTATACTTTTGTGAAAGTACAATCACGATCTTATAAATAA
- a CDS encoding succinate dehydrogenase cytochrome b subunit — protein sequence MNQFHFFRSSVGKKIVMATTGVFLMVFLLLHLSVNLFLFSGEQSFNDAVSFMRRNLFIRIMEYVLFIGFLVHILFGVKLHLQNRKAKGKVDYAMNYFTISFSSRTMIYTGILILCFLILHIVNFMIPMKYSNHNYTSDYNIVISLFKNPWYTLIYVFSFFILGIHLNHGFQSSFQSLGLSNKNRLIWIQKFGFFYFWFICCGFSIIAIWFFFKGN from the coding sequence GTGAATCAGTTTCATTTTTTTCGATCTTCTGTTGGGAAAAAAATAGTTATGGCGACTACAGGTGTATTTCTTATGGTCTTCTTGCTATTGCATTTGAGTGTTAATCTTTTTCTTTTTTCAGGAGAACAATCTTTTAATGATGCTGTTTCTTTCATGAGAAGAAATTTATTTATTAGAATTATGGAATATGTTCTTTTTATAGGATTTTTAGTTCATATTCTGTTTGGAGTTAAATTACATTTACAAAATAGAAAGGCAAAAGGGAAAGTAGACTATGCTATGAATTATTTTACAATTTCATTTAGCAGTCGCACAATGATATATACAGGAATTTTGATTTTATGCTTTCTAATTTTACATATTGTAAATTTTATGATACCTATGAAATATTCAAATCATAACTATACTTCGGATTATAATATAGTTATTTCTTTATTTAAAAATCCTTGGTATACACTTATATATGTGTTTTCCTTTTTTATTTTAGGAATTCATTTGAACCATGGGTTTCAATCTTCTTTCCAATCTTTAGGGTTATCTAATAAAAATAGATTAATTTGGATACAAAAATTTGGTTTTTTTTATTTCTGGTTTATTTGTTGTGGATTTTCTATTATCGCTATTTGGTTTTTTTTCAAAGGTAACTAA